Below is a window of Mustelus asterias unplaced genomic scaffold, sMusAst1.hap1.1 HAP1_SCAFFOLD_4033, whole genome shotgun sequence DNA.
ttcggggtggtttatatatagaataacagatacccgggagcgagttacagactggaatctaatcgaggggctcagggtggtttatatatagaataacagatacctgggagtgagttacagactggaatctaatcgaggggttcggggtggttaatatatagaataacatatacccgggagtgagttacagactggaatataatcgaggtgttcagggtggtttacatatagaataacagatacccgggagtgagttacagactggaatctaatcgaggggttcagggtggtttatatatagaataacagatacccgggagtgagttacagacaggaatctaatcgaggggttcggggtggtttatatatagaataacagatacccgggagtgagctacagactggaatctaatcgaggggttcggggtggtttatatatagaataacagatacccgggagtgagttacagactggaatctaatcgaggggttcagggtggtttgtatatagaataacagatacccgggagtgagttacagactggaatctaatcgaggggttcagggtggtttatatatagaataacagatacccgggagtgagttacagacaggaatctaatcgaggggttcggggtggtttatatatagaattacagatacccgggagtgagttacagactggaatctaattgaggggttcggggtggtttgtatatagaataacagatacccgggagtgagttacagactggaatctaatcgaggggttcggggtggtttatatatagaataacagatacccgggagtgagttacagactggaatctaatcgaggggttcggggtggtttatatatagaataacagatacccgggagtgagttacagactggaatctaatcgaggggttcagggtggtttatatatagaataacagatacccgggagtgagttacagactggaatctaatcgaggggttcggggtggtttatatatagaataacagatacgcgagagtgagatacagactggaatctaatcgaggggttcggggtggtttatatatagaataacagatacctgggagtgagttccggactggaatctaatcgaggggttcggggtggtttatatatagaataacagatacccgggagtgagttacagactggaatctaatcgaggggttcggtgtggtttatatatagaataacagatacctgggagtgagttacagactggaatctaatcgaggggttcggggtggtttatatatagaataacagatacccgggagtgagttacagactggaatctaatcgaggggttcagggtggtttatatatagaataacagatacccgggagtgagttacagactggaatctaatcgaggggttcagggtggtttatatatagaataacagatacccgggagtgagttacagacaggaatctaatcgaggggttcggggtggtttatatatagaataacagatacccgggagtgagttacagactggaatctaattgaggggttcggggtggtttatatatagaataacagatacccgggagtgagttacagactggaatctaatcgaggggttcggggtggtttatatatagaataacagatacccgggagtgagttacagactggaatctaatcgaggggttcggggtggtttatatatagaataacagatacccgggagtgagttacagactggaatctaatcgaggggttcagggtggtttatatatagaataacagatacccgggagtgagttccagactggaatctaatcgaggggttcggggtggtttatatatagaataacagatacgcgagagtgagatacagactggaatctaatcgaggggttcggggtggtttatatatagaataacagatacctgggagtgagttacagactggaatctaatcgaggggttcgggggggtttatatatagaataacagacacccgggagtgagttacagactggaatctaatcgaggggttcggggtggttgatatatagaataacagctccccgggagtgagttacagactggaatctaatcgaggggttcggggtggtttatatatagaataacagatacccgggagtgagttacagactggaatctaatcgaggggttcggggtggtttatatatagaataacagatacccgggagtgagttacagactggaatctaatcgaggggttccgggtggtttatatatagaataacagacacccgggagtgagttacagactggaatctaatcgaggggttcggggtggtttatatatagaataacagctccccgggagtgagttacagactggaatctaatcgaggggttcggggtggtttatatatagaataacagatacccgggagtgagttccagactggaatctaatcgaggggttcggggtggtttatatatagaataacagatacccgggagtgagttacagactggaatctaatcgaggggtttggggtggtttatatatagaataacagatacccgggagtgagttacagactggaatctaatggaggggttcggggtggtttatatatagaataacagatacccgggagtgagttacagactggactctaatcgaggggttcggggtggtttatatatagaataacagatacccgggagtgagttacagactggaatctaatcgaggagttcggggtggtttatatacagaagaacagatacccgggagtgagttgcagactggaatctaatcgaggggttcggggtggtttatatatagagtaacagatacccgggagtgagttacagactggaatctaatcgaggggttcggggtggtttatatgtcgagtaacagatacccgggagtgagttacagactggaatctaatcgaggggttcggggtggtttatatatagagtaacagatacccgggagtgagttacagactggaatctaatcgagggattcggggtggtttatatatagagtaacagatacccgggagtgagttacagactggaatctaatcgaggggttcggggtggtttctatatagaataacagctccccgggagtgagttacagactggaatctaatcgaggggtttgctcCGTGTTGTTcatctctcttccctctctctagTCCACGAAACCCCGTGTCAGTATTCGCTGTTCCTCCATAATGGATGTCCGGACCAGCACCTCACTGGAAATGCCTGACAAGGAGAACACTTTCGTTCTGAAAGTAAGTACTcgctatctcaccccgtgctgtacctgtcctgggagtgtttgatgggggacagtgtagagggagctttactctgtatctaaccccgtgctgtacctgtcctgggagtgtttgatggggacagtgtagagggagctttactctgtatctaaccccgtgctgtacctgtcctgggagtgtttgatggggacagtgtagagggagctttactctgtatctaaccccgtgctgtacctgtcctgggagtgtttgatggggacagtgtagagggagctttactctgtatctaaccccgtgctgtgcctgtcctgggagtgtttgatgggggacagtgtagagggagctttactctgtatctaaccccgtgctgtacctgtcctgggagtgtttgatgggggacagtgtagagggagctttactctgtatctaaccccgtgctgtacctgtcctgggagtgtttgatggggacagtttagagggagctttactctgtatctaaccccgtgctgtacctgtcctgggagtgtttgatgggggacagtgtagagggagctttactctgtatctaaccccgtgctgtacctgtcctgggagtgtttgatggggacagtgtagagggagctttactctgtatctaaccccgtgctgtccctgtcctgggagtgtttgatggggacagtgtagagggagctttactctgtatctaaccccgtgctgtacctgtcctgggagtgtttgatggggacagtgtagagggagctttactctgtatctaaccccgtgctgtacctgtcctgggagtgtttgatgggggacagtgtagagggagctttactctgtatctaaccctgtgtttcCCCGCAGATGGAGGACTCAATGGACTACATTCTGGAGACAGTTGACTCATTACAGATGCGTTCCTGGCTCTCCGACATTCAGGAGTGTATGAGCCCGGGGTGAGTTTTGTGGGGAATCGGTGGCACAAGGGGTTGGGGACCAacaagtgccaagtaacattcgcgccagacacaagtgccaggcaaagccCAACTCCAatgagagacaatctaaccatctccccgccttgacgttcaatggtattcccatcgctgaatccccctccctccccccactaacaacatccttggggttcccactgaccagaaactgaaccgagACCCAGCCAGATAAatcctgtggctcccagagcaggtcagaggctgggaatcctgcggagagtaactcccctcctgactccccccgcgGCCCAAAGTCTGTcccaccatcgacaaggacacaagtcaggagtgtgaggggataatctccactcgcctggatgggtgcggctcccaacaacactggggaagctcaacaccatccgggacaaagcagctcccctcctcctccccccccccgctcgatcgacacgctaaccccccaccttcgacactcactccctccccctccccctgctcgatcgacacgctaaccccccaccttcgacactcactccctcctccccccctgctcGATCGACAGGCTAACCCCCCACCttcgacactcactccctcctccccccctgctcGATCGACAGGCTAACCCCCCACCttcgacactcactccctcctccccccctgctcgatcgacacgctaaccccccaccttcgacactcactccctccccctccccccccgctcgatcgacacgctaaccccccaCCTTCGacactcgctccctccccctcccccccgctcgatcgacacgctaaccccccaccctcgacactcactccctccaccacccacgcacagcGGCAGCTGTGTGCACCAACTACTGGAtgccccgcagcgactcgccgaggctccttccacagcaccttccaaacccgccccacctcgaaggacaaggggagggggcggcagacgcatggggaacacccaccgcctgcaagtttccCCCCCTCCaagctgccccccgccccccaatcctaacttggaaatatatcggccgttccttcactgtggctggggtcaaaatcctggagctccctccctaacagcgccgtgggcgtacctacaccacacacacacgcgggtgactgcagcgattcaagatggcggctgacccccccccccccccccccttccccaggggGCAATGGGAAATggccaatgaatgctggccagtcagcagcgCCCATATCCCAGAGTTCATGataaactctcaccaacttttacagatgccccatagaaagcattctttctgggttgtatcacagcttggtctggggctcctgctctgcccaagaccgcaaggaactacaaaagggggtcgtgaatgtagcccaatcccatcaccagcctcccatccattgactctgtctacacttccctcggggggggagggggggaagcagccggcataatcaaggacccccgacgcaccccggacattctctcttccaccttgatcttggtttcagataaagctcggcacaacatcgtgggccgaagggcctgttctgtgctgtactgttctatgtttctctgttctaaACAGCGGACCATTGAGAAGTGTCTGACtcgggacagtgtggaggaagctctactctgtatctaaccccgtgctgtacctgtcctgggactgtttgatgggggacagtgtagagggagctttactctgtatctaaccccgtgctgtacctgtcctgggagtgtttgatgggggacagtgtagagggagctttactctgtatctaaccccgtgctgtacctgtcctgggagtgtttgatgggggacagtgtagagggagctttactctgtatctaaccctgtgctgtacctgtcctgggagtgtttgatgggggacagtgtagagggagctttactctgtatctaaccccgtgctgtacctgtcctgggagagtttgatgggggacagtgtagagggagctttactctgtatctaaccccgtgctgtacctgtcctgggagagtttgatgggggacagtgtagagggagctttactctgtatctaaccccgtgctgtacctgtcctgggagtgtttgatgggtgtgagtggagagagtgttaccTGTCTCTGAGACTCCAGAGcctgcttcaagtttttaggtgtccagatcaccaacaacctgtcctggtcccccccacgccgacactatggttaagaaagccccaccaacgcctctactttctcagaagacgaaggaaattcggcatgtccgctccgactctcaccaacttttacagatgccccatagaaaccatcctttctggttgtatcacagcttggtctgggggctcctgctctgcccaagaccgcaaggaactacaaaaggggtcatgaatgtagcccaatccatcacgcaaaccagcctcccatccattgactctgtctacacttctctcggggggcgggggggggggggaaagcagccggcataattaaggaccccccgcccgacgcaccccggacattctctcttccaccttcttccgtcgggaaaaagatacaaaagtctgaggtcacgtaccgaccgactcaagaacagcttcttcccctgctgcttttgaatggaccgacctcgcgttaagttgatctttctctacaccccgagctgtgactgtaacgcgacattctgcaccctctcctttccttctctgtgaacggtatgctttgtgtaacgcgcaaggaacaatacttttcactgtatcccaatacacgtgacaatatcaaatccaatccttttccttctcccttctgtactcgatgaacggtatgctttgtatagcgcgcaagaaacaatacttttcactgcatcccaacgcATGACAATAGTAAATCGAATCAGAGCATTAAGCTTGGCCATGGGGGAACCGTCAGATGGTCAGGGACCTCGTACCCAGTGCTAAAGACCCCGCTGAAGATCTGAGGCAGCGAGGCAAACTTCATTGCAATTGTATCGTTCTGATATGGAAGGCACGCGATCTAATTAGCTCTGATTCGATTTCATTTTGCGTTAGCATGTCAGTCCAACACGTCACAGATACTTCAGCCTGTTGCAAAATACTGTGGGACTCCACAGAGGCCAGAgaacccccgacagtgcagaagggggcccaaACGCCCGTGTCCCACCAGACCAAAGAAAAAGGTCAGAGGTCGTGTCAGAGGGCAGGCAACTTGTTGACGTCAGGGGGAATCCTGGAAGGGCTCCGGCGTTGCATGGCGGAATGTTGACTGTTCTTGGTGTGTTTTACAGGGACAGCGAGGAGGCCCTCCCCTTGGGGTGTATCAACCACTCTGACAGTATGCCAAGCCGAGAGCTTCCCATGATCCCCTGTGGCAGCTCCGACCACATCTCCCAAGGTAAGGAGGGGGcaccgcaccgtgggagggtcggtgctgagggagcgccgcactgtgggagggtcggtgctgagggagcgccgcactgtgggagggtcggtgctgagggagcgccgcactgtgggagggtcagtgctgagggagcgccgcactgtgggagcgtcagtgctgtgggagcgccgcactgtgtgggagggtcagtgctgagggagcgccgcactgtgggagggtcagtgctgagggagcgccgcactgtgggagggtcggtgctgagggagcgccgcactgtggggagggtcagtgctgagggagcgccgcactgtgggagggtcagtgctgagggggcgccgcactgtgggagggtcggtgctgagggggcgccgcactgtgggagggtcggtgctgagggagtgccgcactgtgtgggagcgtcagtgctgtgggagcgccgcactgtgtgggagggtcagtgctgagggagcgccgcactgtgggacggtcagtgctaagggaccgccgcactgtgggagggtcggtgctgagggagcgccgcactgtgggagggtcagtgctgagggagcgccgcactgtgggagggtcagtgctgagggagcgccgcactgtgggagggtcggtgctgagggagcgccgcactgtgggagggtcggtgctgagggagcgccgcactgtgggagggtcagtgctgagggagcaccgcactgtgggagcgtcagtgctgtgggagcgccgcactgtgggagggtcagtgctgagggagcgccgcactgtgggagcgtcagtgctgtgggagcgccgcactgtgtgggagggtcagtgctgagggagcgccgcactgtgggagggtcagtgctgagggagcgccgcactgtgggagggtcggtgctgagggagcgccgcactgtgggagggtcagtgctgagggagcgccgcactgtgggagggtcggtgctgagggagcgccgcactgtgggagggtcggtgctgagggagcgccgcactgtgggagggtcagtgctgagggagcaccgcactgtgggagcgtcagtgctgtgggagcgccgcactgtgggagggtcagtgctgagggagcgccgcactgtgggagcgtcagtgctgtgggagcgccgcactgtgtgggagggtcagtgctgagggagcgccgcactgtgggagggtcagtgctgagggagcgccgcactgtgggagggtcggtgctgagggagcgccgcactgtggggagggtcagtgctgagggagcgccgcactgtgggagggtcagtgctgagggggcgccgcactgtgggagggtcggtgctgagggggcgccgcactgtgggagggtcggtgctgagggagtgccgcactgtgtgggagcgtcagtgctgtgggagcgccgcactgtgtgggagggtcagtgctgagggagcgccgcactgtgggacggtcagtgctaagggaccgccgcactgtgggagggtcggtgctgagggagcgccgcactgtgggagggtcagtgctgagggagcgccgcactgtgggagggtcagtgctgagggagcgccgcactgtgggagggtcggtgctgagggagcgccgcactgtgggagggtcggtgctgagggagcgccgcactgtgggagggtcagtgctgagggagcaccgcactgtgggagcgtcagtgctgtgggagcgccgcactgtgtgggagggtcggtgctgagggagcgccgcactgtgggagggtcagtgctgagggagcgccgcactgtgggagggtcagtgctgagggagcgccgcactgtgggagggtcagtgctgagggagcgccgcactgtggggagggtcagtgctgagggagcgccgcactgtgggagggtcagtgctgaggaagcgccgcactgtgggagggtcggtgctgagggggcgccgcactgtgggagggtcggtgctgagggagtgccgcactgtgtgggagcgtcagtgctgtgggagcgccgcactgtgtgggagggtcagtgctgagggagcgccgcactgtgggacggtcagtgctaagggaccgccgcactgtgggagggtcggggctgagggagcgccgcactgtgggagggtcagtgctgagggagcgccgcactgtgggagggtcagtgctgagggagcgccgcactgtgggagggtcggtgctgagggagcgccgcactgtgggagggtcagtgctgagggagcgccgcactgtgggagggtcggtgctgagggagcgccgcactgtgggagggtcggtgctgagggagcaccgcactgtgggagggtcggtgctgagggagtgccgcactgtgtgggagcgtcagtgctgtgggagcgccgcactgtgtgggagggtcagtgctgagggagcgccgcactgtgggacggtcagtgctaagggagcgccgcactgtgggagggtcggtgctgagggagcgccgcactgtgggagggtcggtgctgagggagcgccgcactgtgggagggtcggtgctgagggagcgccgcaccgtgggagggtcggtgctgagggagcgccgcactgtgggagggtcagtgctgagggagcgccgcactgtgtgggagggtcagtgctgagggagcgccgcactgtgggacggtcagtgctaagggagcgccgcactgtgggagggtcagtgctgagggagtgccgcactgtgggagggtcggtgctgagggatcgccgcactgtgggagggtcagtgctgagggagcgccgcactgtgggacggtcagtgctaagggagcgccgcactgtgggagggtcagtgctgagggagtgccgcactgtgggagggtcggtgctgagggatcgccgcactgtgggagggtcagtgctgagggagtgccgcactgtgggagggtcagtgctgagggagcgccgcactgtggggagggtcagtgctgagggagcgccgcactgtgggagggtcagtgctgagggagcgccgcactgtgggagggtcagtgctgagggagcgccgcactgtgggagggtcagtgctgagggagcgccgcactgtgggagggtcagtgctgagggagcgccgcactgtgggagggtcagtgctgagggagcgccgcactgtgggagggtcagtgctgagggagcaccgcactgtgggagggtcggtgctgagggagcgccgcactgtgggagggtcagtgctgagggagcgccgcactgtgggagggtcggtgctgagggagcgccgcactgtgggagggtcggtgctgagggagcgccgcactgtgggagggtcagtgctgagggagcgccgcactgtgggagggtcggtgctgagggagtgccgcactgtgggagggtcggtgctgagggagcgccgcactgtgggagggtcggtgctgagggagcaccgcactgtgggagggtcagtgctgagggagcgccgcactgtgggagggtcagtgctgagggagcgccgcactgtgggagggtcggtgctgagggagcgccgcactgtgggcagtgctgagggagcgccgcactgtgtgggagggtcagtgctgagggagcgccgcactgtgggacggtcggtgctgagggagcgccgcactgtgggagggtcggtgctgagggagcgccgcactgtgggagggtcggtgctgagggagcgccgcactgtgggagggtcagtgctgagggagcgccgcactgtgggagggtcggtgctgagggagcgccgcactgtgggagggtcagtgctgagggagcgccgcactgtgggacggtcggtgctgagggagcgccgcactgtgggagggtcggtgctgagggagcgccgcactgtgggagggtcggtgctgagggagcgccgcactgtgggagggtcggtgctgagggagtgccgcactgtgggagggtcagtgctgagggagcgccgcactgtgggagggtcggtgctgagggagcgccgcactgtgggagggtcagtgctgagggagcgccgcactgtgggagggtcggtgctgagggagcgtcaggGGAGGGTCATTTTTTGCCTGCGGTCTGtcaccctttctctgtctctctctctctctctccaggtgccTATGGTGGTCTAACTGAACGACCCTCAGTCTCGGTCTCCCCCAGCTCCTTCTCCATCACCCCCACCCGCCTGGGGTCCTTGGAGCTGctgccccccgaattgccccctcgCATCCCTATCGAGGAGACCTTGGAGCGGTTACAGGCCGTCCCcccgaccacccccacccccttcccggaCACCCCAGACGCCGCAGGTACGGTTCGCTCCTCCTCTGCATTGGAGGGTGGGATGTTTGTTGGCCTCAGGACCGCACTGTGTGGGTGGGTTAATGGAGCagaaggtggcggggggggggggtggcgcgggGAGGCAGGTGACGGCTCTTGTGCTGGGAACCTGTGACAGGAAGTGGCTCTGGCCTTGACAGGAAGTTGACCAAAAGCGATGGACAGTATTCAAGATGGCGGCGGATCTGGGACTCCGGGAacaggagggaggccattcggcccttcgagcctgctccgacatccaatcagatcatggttgatctcaaatccacctccccacccgttCCCCAACTCCgttttttatttcaaaataaaTCTGGTCACCGTCgagtcataaaatccctgcagtgcacagggaggccattcgggccatccagTCTGTGCCGACCGCaatccctccctatccccataatcccgtgcatttacccggccaatctccctgacacgaaggggcagtttagcacggccaatctctctcttttgctcgctgtctctcgctttctctctctcttgcaagtGCGCTGTCGCTTTGGCGCCCACGCGCTCGGtttcgcctcccccccccccccccgcgcgtgccccctcctcccccctcgcgcgcgcccccctcccccccccccctctcgcagTCGCATGCTCCTTTGCTGACTCCCGCTCTCCTTCTCCCCAGGCTCGCCCTTCATCTTCCAAGTCGACCAAGACCTCGGCGAGGGTGACCACCCCCTCTCCGAGTACCCCTGGTTC
It encodes the following:
- the LOC144490922 gene encoding SH2B adapter protein 1-like; the encoded protein is MDVRTSTSLEMPDKENTFVLKMEDSMDYILETVDSLQMRSWLSDIQECMSPGDSEEALPLGCINHSDSMPSRELPMIPCGSSDHISQGAYGGLTERPSVSVSPSSFSITPTRLGSLELLPPELPPRIPIEETLERLQAVPPTTPTPFPDTPDAAGSPFIFQVDQDLGEGDHPLSEYPWFHGTLSRLKAAQLVLAGGPSSHGVFLVRQSETRRGEYVLTFNFQGKAK